One window of Akkermansia biwaensis genomic DNA carries:
- a CDS encoding autotransporter outer membrane beta-barrel domain-containing protein, protein MKITIPFLLRRGLLAGFFLSLSASAADYTVDASQTSDPGRKVYQTLAELASAGVLAAGDTVILNNDDSSLTSKLPVLVNFRSNDPETPRTVDLSGLGNTPLFSPATGNYTLNMESVVFSNAPARVFFYTNSSSSAPISLKISDNASFTGNYCSDRNSFTGYGYGGVVCLHSYAATALTVGNNAVFTDNHAIGSGGAICVHSYGRAAALTMGNNAAFTGNYASGNDGGAIHVYGTDGSTVLIGDNAIFTGNYVSSGYSGSGGAIYVVMPDSTRYGGNSLVMGSNAVFSGNYVSGRYGNGGAIALSSASRSETSSLVLGPDAVFTGNYVFSSAGPSYESIGSGGAIYIASSRYSNITVQDGATFTGNYAWTKGGAILMQGSYAGSSSQFLALTRDVLFSGNMTGGTFTRHSDGSFSVENGIANAIHMGGDQNVQLAASEGRQIRFNDPVTSSALSSSRENIAFSINQYMDGDNPRTTGGTVIFSGELYQGEDSHLVASRYNDFKGQTTLYGGTLVLEHNVVFGNSDLREDTSMTLENGTLEITGGSTVNAASFTVSHADIVLRPGSSAFINARDVDISHGFIFDMQKQLPWASSPQSSRGISISAADSFTLGGSVGILDNGVSADYFYADNSWAQKRVFIVLTDSDKTHEGDFSGPYSLATGSEDVDSPYAYTGTWSHQWLDADGDGFSEQLQLVWTPTPGKEDIQEILPELAGDMTLNSMWSSASNALGMSGAALGSLDALRFLAGPENNYWVKGLGDFLFHATEGGRDGFDYNGGGYAVGADRRVAKNTILGLGFGDLYGRLYSRSFVGDIGQQTRIAMLYGGWYKDLGRKDALMVTASAGYGWTANRMNSFHTGGWSRGKWTNRTLAATLNGKWSRRLSDVLEVDFNLGLEYTDVTQGSFTETGWDARRFEKGHLKNLSLPVGVGLTCRSELKGREWINSVAVSYLPDVYRENPSAPAQRLLNGYRWEARGTAPDRNAVRVNVNSALQLNARWRAYAGYEFEGRNKAVAHRFNAGVSFAY, encoded by the coding sequence ATGAAAATTACGATTCCTTTTTTATTGCGCCGCGGCTTGCTTGCGGGCTTCTTCCTGTCCCTCTCCGCCTCCGCGGCGGACTATACCGTGGACGCTTCCCAAACCTCCGACCCTGGCCGGAAAGTATACCAGACGTTGGCGGAGCTGGCTTCAGCCGGAGTCCTGGCAGCGGGAGACACCGTCATTCTGAATAACGATGACTCCAGCCTCACTTCCAAGTTGCCCGTTCTCGTCAATTTCCGCTCCAATGATCCGGAAACGCCGCGTACGGTGGATCTGTCTGGATTGGGAAATACGCCTTTGTTTAGTCCGGCCACAGGCAATTACACGCTAAATATGGAATCGGTCGTTTTTTCCAATGCTCCAGCCAGAGTATTTTTCTACACCAACAGCTCCAGCTCTGCTCCCATCTCCTTAAAAATTTCCGATAACGCCTCGTTTACGGGAAATTATTGCTCTGACAGAAATTCTTTCACCGGCTACGGGTACGGAGGGGTGGTTTGCCTGCACTCATACGCGGCTACAGCCTTGACGGTGGGAAACAACGCCGTGTTCACCGACAACCATGCTATCGGCAGCGGCGGCGCGATTTGCGTACACTCATACGGCAGAGCCGCTGCGCTGACAATGGGAAACAACGCCGCATTCACCGGAAACTACGCTTCCGGCAATGACGGGGGAGCAATTCATGTGTACGGAACAGACGGTTCAACCGTCCTCATAGGAGATAACGCCATATTCACCGGCAATTATGTTTCATCAGGCTATAGCGGCTCTGGGGGAGCTATTTACGTCGTCATGCCGGACAGCACCAGATATGGAGGAAACAGTCTTGTCATGGGCTCCAATGCTGTGTTTTCCGGGAATTATGTTTCTGGCCGTTACGGCAACGGCGGAGCGATTGCGCTTTCATCAGCCTCCCGTTCGGAGACTTCCTCGCTCGTTCTTGGCCCCGACGCTGTATTCACCGGGAATTACGTTTTTTCTTCCGCCGGTCCATCCTACGAAAGCATAGGCTCCGGCGGAGCGATATACATAGCTTCATCAAGATATTCGAACATTACGGTGCAGGACGGAGCGACCTTCACCGGCAATTACGCGTGGACCAAAGGCGGGGCCATTCTTATGCAAGGCAGCTACGCAGGCAGTTCCAGCCAGTTCCTGGCTCTGACCCGTGACGTTCTTTTCAGTGGCAACATGACCGGCGGCACGTTTACCCGGCACTCTGACGGTTCCTTCTCCGTGGAAAACGGAATCGCCAACGCGATCCATATGGGAGGCGATCAGAACGTTCAGCTGGCTGCTTCCGAAGGCAGGCAGATCCGTTTCAACGACCCCGTCACCAGTTCGGCTCTGAGTTCCAGCCGGGAAAACATCGCCTTTTCCATCAACCAGTATATGGATGGCGACAATCCCCGCACCACAGGCGGCACGGTCATCTTCAGCGGGGAGCTCTACCAGGGGGAAGATTCCCATCTGGTTGCCAGCCGTTATAATGACTTCAAGGGACAAACCACTCTCTACGGGGGTACCCTTGTTTTGGAACATAACGTAGTCTTCGGTAATTCCGACCTGAGGGAGGACACTTCCATGACCCTGGAGAACGGGACCCTGGAAATCACCGGCGGCAGCACGGTCAACGCCGCCTCCTTCACCGTCTCTCATGCGGATATTGTCCTGCGTCCGGGAAGCAGCGCCTTCATCAATGCCAGGGACGTGGATATTTCCCACGGTTTCATTTTCGACATGCAGAAACAGCTTCCGTGGGCGTCTTCCCCGCAGTCCTCCCGCGGGATTTCCATCTCGGCTGCGGATTCCTTCACGCTGGGCGGTTCCGTGGGCATTCTGGACAACGGCGTATCCGCCGACTACTTTTATGCGGACAACTCCTGGGCACAGAAGCGTGTCTTCATTGTGCTTACGGACTCGGACAAGACGCATGAGGGCGACTTCTCCGGACCTTATTCTCTAGCTACTGGATCCGAAGATGTGGATAGCCCCTATGCCTACACGGGCACCTGGAGCCACCAATGGCTGGACGCGGACGGCGACGGCTTTTCCGAACAGCTCCAGCTTGTCTGGACGCCCACGCCCGGGAAAGAGGACATTCAGGAAATTCTGCCCGAGCTGGCCGGCGACATGACCTTGAACTCCATGTGGTCCTCCGCCTCCAACGCCCTCGGCATGTCGGGCGCCGCTCTCGGCAGCCTGGACGCCCTGCGCTTCCTGGCGGGGCCGGAAAACAACTACTGGGTCAAGGGCCTGGGAGATTTCCTCTTCCATGCCACCGAAGGCGGCCGGGACGGCTTCGACTACAACGGCGGCGGCTATGCCGTGGGAGCGGACCGCAGGGTGGCGAAGAATACCATCCTGGGCCTGGGATTCGGCGACCTGTACGGCAGGTTGTACAGCCGCAGCTTTGTGGGGGACATCGGCCAGCAGACCCGCATCGCCATGCTCTATGGAGGATGGTACAAGGACCTCGGCAGGAAGGACGCTCTCATGGTGACGGCCTCCGCTGGCTATGGTTGGACAGCCAACAGAATGAATTCCTTCCACACCGGCGGATGGTCTCGCGGAAAATGGACCAACCGCACCCTGGCCGCTACCCTCAACGGGAAGTGGAGCCGCCGGTTGAGCGATGTTCTGGAGGTGGATTTCAACCTCGGGCTGGAATACACGGACGTGACCCAGGGTTCGTTCACGGAAACGGGGTGGGACGCGCGCCGTTTTGAAAAAGGGCACTTGAAAAACCTGTCCCTGCCTGTGGGCGTGGGGCTGACCTGCCGCAGCGAACTGAAGGGAAGGGAATGGATCAACAGCGTGGCGGTAAGCTACCTGCCCGATGTGTACCGTGAAAACCCGAGCGCGCCTGCCCAGCGCCTGCTCAACGGTTACCGCTGGGAAGCCAGGGGAACGGCGCCCGACCGGAACGCGGTGAGGGTGAACGTGAACAGTGCGCTGCAATTGAATGCGCGCTGGAGGGCGTACGCGGGATACGAATTTGAGGGAAGAAACAAGGCTGTGGCGCACCGGTTTAACGCGGGAGTAAGTTTCGCCTATTGA